DNA from Prunus persica cultivar Lovell chromosome G6, Prunus_persica_NCBIv2, whole genome shotgun sequence:
attgtTAACGTCAAGCTGATGAAGGGGCCAATTACGGGCAGCAGCAAGAGCAAGGAGGCAGCGAACAGTGGGCATTTTGGCAGTAGGAGAAAAAGTATCATGATAATCAACACCTTCCAGTTGAGTAAAACCTTTAGCAACTAACCGAGCTTTATATCGCTCAACAGAGCCATCTGATTTAAGCTTTATTTTATACACCCACTGACAACCAATGGGTTTCTTTCCAGCAGGTAACAAAGAAAGACTCCAAGTGTGGTTATCGGACAAGGCTTGCAATTCAAACTGCATGGCCTCTTGCCAATGAGATTGGGAAGCAGCTTCCTCATAAGAACTGGGTTCAACAATGTTACTGACTtttgcaatgaaagcaaggtGAGCTGAGGAATAACGATGATATGAGAGATAATTGCAAAGCGGAAAATGTGTACCTTTAGTAAGACCCGGCAGTAAAGAAGATGAGTGATTAGGGATAGGCAACATGACCTGATTGTAGATGTAGTCACATAAGCGAAGGAAGGCACAAAGAAGCATTCAGATCGGCGGAGAGGTGGTGGTTTAGGTGTGGGTGCATGAGGACTGGTGGCGGGTGAACTATGGGCGCGCTCAGCTGGTGGGGATAATAGCAAAGGAGGACCAGGCTAGGTAGTGGTGTCAGGTGGGGACGAGGCATGGGATGTGTACTGGTGGGGGTTGACTCAGGTAAAGTAGCAgcttgagaagaaaaaattgggtCCACGTCAAAAGGGAAATGAGGAGCCTGAAAAGAAGAGGGAACCgaaagtgaagaaaaggaaggaaaagtgtGATAGGGATTGAAGGCTTTTTGACCAAGGGGATAACCAGGGAAAATAGATGGAATAGCACGAGGAGCGAATTTATGTGTCACATGAACATTAGTGGCATATGCAAGACAACCAAAAACGCGAAGGTGAGAGAAAGATGGTTTTATTGGAATAAAGACGTTCAAAAGGAGtgttaaaagaaagaaaaggagtaGGAAAACGGTTGATGAGATGAACTGCAGTTAAGGATGTGGCGATGCTTACGTTCTACGACCCCATTTTGTTGAGGCGTATAAACGCAAGAGTGTTGAAAAATGACGCCCTGTTCATGAAAGAAAGtctgaagagaaagaaattccCCTCTATTGTTGGCACAAAGCTGTTTAATTTGGGAATTAAATTGAGtgccaacaaaagaaaaaaagggttttaAAAGATGTTGAGTCTTATGTTTATGGTGCATTAAAAATACCCACGTAAAGCGAGAATAATCATAAACTATTGTAAGAAAATAACGGGCAccaaaaattgatgaatgCTTATAAGGGCCCCAAATATCACAATGAATTAAATCAAATGTTTTGACAGAGGAAATTGAACTTGTTCCAAAAGGGAGACGACTCTGCTTTGCCAAGGGACAAACATGACAAGCGTTATTAGAGACAAAAGGGAAATCTATTAAATGCTTAGACATAAAATTTAATCTGGAGGAAGAAACATGGCCAAGACGACGATGCCAAAGGTCCGTAGTGGTGACAGTTTGGTTGCAGGATGGACTGTGAGACGGATATTGATGGGTTGTGTTAGGGGGTTTCTCCACCAGTAGTGCCACCAAATAATAAAGCCCGCCATGTTGCTTACCCAAACCAATCGTCTTTCTCGTAGCAAGGTCCTGCAAAATACACCTATATGGGAAAAAAGTCACTgaacaattcaaattttttgtaagcctactcacagACATCAAATCTACTGTGAAAGTAGATACATATAGCACATCTCGCAAAGTATAAGTAGAATTGAGAGGGAATGATCTTGTTGTAGTAATTGAAGCCTTCTCCCCCACTAGGCATACGAACCGGTTGCATAGAATGATCAATATTACGATGCACTAACAATTTTGGAGAAGAAACAATGTGGTCAGTCGCGCCACTATCGATAATCCATCgctgaaattttaattttgacaaaCCTTTATTGGTGGCAGCGGCATTGACCTGGGATTTCTTGTCAGGCATTGGTTTGTCATGCATGATAGCCAACATTTGCTGAATTTGAAGGTCCGAAAGGCCGGACATAACGGACTGCATCTCATCCTTGGTTGGGTCTTCCGAAACATGATTGGAAGATGGACCgccatgatttttcttaaGTTTGTTGCGTGGATGACCTTCTGGATACCCATGAAGCTTCCAGCAGGCATCAACGTGATGGCCATCGTCATCACAATGGGTGCAATGGGGTTGGTTTTTTGAAGATCCAGTGCGGGGGTCATCACAGTTGGAGGTCTAGGAATGGTTTTGGTCCGACCTGTCAGTGTGACGATCCTCGCAGTTGGTGGATCGATTCTGATTAGGGCGTCCAGTTCTAACAGCCATGGCAGCAATATCGGAGGTTCCAGCAGCGACTCGTGAGGCTCCAAGCGTGCGTTGCTTTTCTTCTTGGCTGATGGAGGCATATGCTTGCCTAACATACGGCAACGGATTCATCAAGAGAATTTGGCCACGCACAGCACTGTAAGACTCATTCAATCCCATAAGGAATTGCATGAGTTTGTTGCGATCACCATGGGCTGCACAGGTATAGGTAGAAGAATCTGTGTAGGAAGCAAGTTCATCCCAAAGACCTTTCAACTTGGTGTAATAGGCAGCAACTGACAATTGGTCTTGTGTCAAATATGAAGTTTCCTGTTGAAGTTGGAAGATACAAGGAGCGTTGCTTTGAGAGAATCGTTCACGGAGATCCTCCTAAATTTCGCAGGCTGTGGTGCAATATATGACACTATCGCTGATTTCGGGATCAAGCATGTTGACAATCCAAGAGAAAACCATGTCGTTACAGCGCATCCATGCCGCGTGTTCATCAGGATTGGATTCCGATGACGGCTTTTTGAGAGTTCCAtcaacaaaacccaatttatTCTTTGCGTTCAATGAAACAGTTATGAATTTGCGCCACGTTGCATAATTATCTCCATTCAAAGGCTTTGGTACAATTACCAAACCTAGATGATCTGAATTATTGATGTAGTAAGGATTTGAAGGTTCAACCTTGAATGTGCCAGAGGAATCACCCATGGTTTTCGGCCGCGAAAGATCTGCGGCACGAGAAGGTAAGGTGCGGCaggaaaagaaatatgaaGAGCTAGGGTTTGATGtcctgctctgataccatgtgaaTCTGATATTGGAAgagaataattttaattgatagGTACAATTGGTTTATACAAGAGTGTCTTAGTGTACAAGGAAACAAGTCCTCCAATCTAGGAAACTtactaggaaagtaaatcctaATTACAACAGTACTgatattaattgatattataCAAACTTATTTCCTAACAGATATGAAGAATTTtactttaaaaagaaaaaaagaaagagtaagGCAAAACTAAAATCCTGAAACACCAGACCAAAACTAGAGAGTCTAGAAAGGAGTAGGATTCTTAGGATAAAAATCAGTGTCCCAACATTTCATACAAATATAAACCTGATTCAAGTTTCCCTTTCTTGTCTGACTCTAGAACCTTTCTTCTAAACTATGGAACCATGTATCTTCTATTTTCCGAAACTAGAACTAACAGTTGTCAGACCAAAGAATTACATCAAACTGGGGAAAGCtttctaaaacaaaaaattaagatACCAATATCACCGTGACTTGAAGCAAAATATTAATCAGAACCTAAAGAGAGCTAGGATGCTGCTAATTAACTTGCAGACCTTGGAGCTATTGGTGTTGTGGAACAAGCACTCACAGGATAACATGATGCTCAATTACATACGTATAGCAAACCATTACGTATAGCAAACCATTCATAAAACTATTGACACAAGTATGAGCGCAAGTCCAGAAGTTAATATATGTTcctgaccaaaaaaaaaaaaaatcgattGACGTGCACACGAGTGCATGCCAAAAGGTAATTTGCAGCCTGTCTGATCATGTAGTAGAGCCCTATCATGCAAAACATAGGCTAGCCAGGTTTTgtcatatttgaaaataatggtaAAATAATGGTAGAGGTAGAGCTGTAATGCTGaagttatttttgttgtacAAAGTTGTTCTGCTTTGTGAATAAGCAAGGGAAATAGTGTGATTTTATATAGGTGGAATGGAAGGTGGAAGCCATATATACAAGCAATTACTAATTTCCCTGATCCCTTTTGCCAGTTGGGGCCATATATGTGTGCTTATAGTTCGGTTTGGGATACATAATTGTGATCATAGCTAGAtctatttaatattattattttaaccgTATCTACCTTTCCCTAACCAATGACCAGAAGCAAACCATTTTGACCCTAATCGTATATGGAATTTGTGATTCCATctgaattatttgtttatttgtttcattttcttcatgtCTGTTCTGTGTTTTCAACTTTTGAAACTTTACCTAGTTATATGTACTTACAAAGTCTGAATTCAGTCCCCGCCAGCCGAAGAACGTTATGCTaatcttttattttgcttttgtttttttatcaaGTCATCCCAcactttcttttctattttttgtcttctttctcTGGATAAACCCATAAATGAGTTATACACACACATCACCTATTAAGATATAACCTCATGGACAAAGCCATGAGAATTGTTTCAGTGTTCAGATTTCTAAGCGTTGCAACCATTACTACCATTAGCATATGCAATGGAAATTTGGGTGTGCCTTGTGAACAAAATGAGAGACAAGCACTTCTAATGTTCAAGCAAGATCTTAAGGATCCTTCAAATAGGCTTTTATCTTGGGTTGGTGAGGGCGATTGTTGGAATTGGACTGGAGTTGTTTGCGACAATTTAACCGGTCATGTCCGTGAGCTGCACCTTGGAAATTATTATTCAGATGAGTATCTGAATTACAGTTTGTATCAAGAAAACTCTTTGGGTGGCAAGGTAAATTCTTCTCTACTAAATTTAAAGCGTCTGAGCTACATGGACCTTAGCAACAGTGATTTTGGAGGAATACAGATTCCTAGCTTCTTAGATTCCTAGAAGAGGCAAGCATTTCTGAAAATCATTTTAATCGAACTCTTCCAAAAACTACCAGTCAACTCAAAATGGTAATGGTGTCTTATGTAAAGAGTATTGCCGGTAGGCtataataacaaaatatccagagtatagccgagcggctatacgatttattaataataaaaatcgtggtatagccgcgcggctatacgctaTATTATAAAAAGAGACCCGCCTGTCGCCTAGCGCCTGAGCCCATtatgccacgtgtcaaaaatagtatagccgcccggctagactaattttttaaataataaaaacgtagtatagccgggcggctatactctgtttattattttttaaaaaccccgAGTTGGAAAAGGTTTGATGATAGTCTGGCGAGCAACCAATCCTGATGCTAGAGATTTTCCTGTTGACATGGGTTTTGCTAACTTGTGTATCGCGAAAACCAGTAACTCGGAACAGAATattgcaacaacaaaaatgtgaTTTAGTCTGTATTGCTTGTAGATATGTGAGAAAGTCTTTTGGGATGATCATCTTAAAGGTCGATCTGAGTGGTTACCTTTAGAAAGTTGTCTGACATTTGTTGCCTTCACAGAGACGAGTACGAAATAAGGTAcaagaaaagaggaaacatTTCGTCAAAAGAGGAGAGGTAAGTGAAAAAATTGTTCTTGCAAATATATGGTTTTAGTTAGCAGATTTAGCAAcattcattttgcttttggatGCAAGGTGGAATCTAACAATGAGAATCAGAAAAATGTGAACTTGCTTTGGAAGGAGCAGATTCCCAAGAACACTTGGATAAGTTCGCAATGCTTGTGGATGATGAAGAGCTGGAGCTGAGAAAATCACCAGGAAGCCCAAATGCACTGGGGTTCTCTGATCATTTTACTACTAATGGAGATCATGCCTGTTCACTTTGCAAAGGGTGGTTTGAGGGAAGAACGGAACAAATTTTCCACCTATAAAAGCTtggaataattattttgtgctcGCTAATACTGCCTAATGGTCTCTCATTACTCTTACCAATCTTTTTCGTCGACGCTCTCATTGCATAGAATGAAGTCATAGGTTGTTCTTGCAGAGATGTTATGCAAACTATGATATACTCGAGAAAAACATATATCAAGTACTATAGATAGATGGAATGTGGTCTAAATTTGATATTGGAATCTACTTGTAATTCTCTTTTGTGTAGTTTGTACTGAGtgtaggaatttattattatcttgTCAACTTTATGATTCCTTATGGAAACTGGCGATCAGTGAAAAGATGTGCAGTGTTAAAACACCACTCTAGATTGCTGcagttctttttgtttgttgggttTATTAACAAATGTGTCTGGGGTTCATCAATTCAGATTGCTACATTTTGTTTAGTTATCATACTCAAATATATTCtgggttgactttttgggcaGGTTTTCCATTTCCTTTATACTTATGCCGTTATGGAAGATATAAGCTCCTTCATTATTGATGAGTTTGCCCAAGCATTTCAGGACAATGTTATATCTTATCTTTGATCCAACATCAGATATATTGTGTCTCCTACTTGCTCAACATCTTTGTTTCGTAAAATGCCTTTTAATTATCAACACATCTGTATTCTGCAAGTTAAGTGCTATAGATGCCTAATAATATGTGTTCATCACCCAAAACCTTGAGCATTCAAAGCCTTATTGGCAATAGTCATTTAAGATCTGTCATTACCCTGAATAATCTGTTTCTACCTTGAGGCAGAGCCCCAGTTGGACAGATTCATTTTCCATATTAAGGaccaaaatcagaaattttaggttttacaTATAATATGTAGTGATTTAATGTTAAAGGAAATAGTTTCTtcagttttgtttgttggcATTATCGTGCATTCCTAAATAACATTTGTTGAGCATATGTTTATTTGTCTCCGCTTTTCTCTGGAATTATTTGCTTTAATGACTAGACAAGCGCAGGAGActttatttactttcttatggtggttttatttatgttctaCAATTGATAAGCCTTATCTGTTGTTGCATAAACCTATCTATAATTGtgaaatttggtttttcaaattgaatCTTCTGTTATCTAGGAAATGAGCCTTACGGTGAAGTATGGTTTACGTCCTGGTACTTTGAAGGGTGAATTGTTTAGAGTTCTGCTAGAGCAAGGAATTCATGGGTTGAAAGTTTCTGGGTTGGCGAAGTCATTACAGGTAATTAACTTCTTGAAAATATTGTTATCATAATCGCTCATGTGATATTACACTTGAATTAGAGATGGActtcgtttttgttttgcagattTCTGAATTGAACCTTTCCAGTGGAATAGAGTCACTATAGTCTTTAATTGGTTCAACTCTTTCAAGTGATATTACATTTGAAAAGATTTCATCATCCACATATCGTGTGGGTATTAATTCTTCTGAAAAGAAAGTGGAGGAATCCCAATCAGATACCGAAGACTCTGGAGCAGTTGACGATGACCTCAGTGATAGTGGTACATGCAGCAGTGATGATGATTCTAGGTGCAATTCaggaaatttcaaaattaaaaagctaACTTATTATATGAACCATGGCAAAAGTAAAGATAACATGGTGATAGTATAACACCGAAATTCAGGAGAAGCATGGTTGTTAGGACTGATGGAAGGCGAATATTCAGATTTATgcattgaagaaaaattgagTGCAATAGCGGCACCAATTGATCTTCTTCATGCAGGTTCTAGTTTCAGAATGGAAGTAACATATAGAATCTTTGCATGGACATTGAAACCTtttcgttgtttttatttttcccgcTATTATGAGGTTGCCCTATTAAATAGAACGTGTTCAGTCCTTTGTAAGATAATTTCATCTGAATGATGCAAactgtattatatatataaatactttGACAGTAAATATTATTTGAATATTCAATGAAATTCAAGTAGCCGTAATTATTATGATGGTTTACAAGTTTAACATTATATTTTCAAACCTTTATATTATACGACTTtcacttttgtattttctgtatccttgatattaaaaataataaataataaaaactgcTATAAAacgtttactttttttaatataggGCCATTTTAATACAAGGTTTAAGCCCATTTTACAAAACCCAACCCGTTagttatattaaaaattaggttagatgtcttcttcttcccagcACAGCCTACACTCCTTCCTCTCGCTGTTTCGGCTTCATCTCGCTCTCTCTCGGTCTTTCTTCATGCAGCGCCTCAGTGCCGCCTTAAGCGTCGACCCCTCAACGGTAAAACGCCAGCCCAGTCCAGCCCAGGCGGCCTAGGCGGGCACTAGGCGGTCTAGGGAGGCGCTAGGCGGActaggcgggcgctaggcTGTCTAGGCGGGGGCTAGGCGGGCTCTAGGCGGACTAGGCTGGCGCTAGGCGGCCTGggcgggcgctaggcggcctgggcgggcgctaggcggcctgggcgggcgctaggcggccTGGGCGGCGCTAGGCGGCCTGGGCGGGGGCTAGGCGGCGGCCAACTCCCTGGCGGCTACTCCTTACGATTAGGATGAAATCGTGGCGGTGTCCTCCCACCTAGCACCTTGAATGTATCGGTAAGAAACGCTGATCAAAGCTATGCACCTTGAATGTATCGGTGTGATTGAACGTTCTTACAACTTTTCCGATGGGAGAGTATCTTTTAAGGACTCCTTTTTTCTTGAGATCCTATTTCGGTTTTATACAAGCTTAGCCATGCGTAAGTTAGGCCATGTTTGTGCTTATAGTTACACCAGAAAACTTTGAATTAGAAATAGAGTTCTACCTCTTCCAGGACAGAAATGGTGGTAGGAGTACAATCTAGTTGGCGGCCTCCATGGTTGGAGACAACAATTCCAGGAAAACCTACTTCCACAGCCTTTCTTGCTGAAATAGTAGAAAGAAGAACACCTATTCAGAAGGGCTAATGCCAAATTTGACTTCAAGTGTCAATCCAATGTATTTCACCGAGTCGATTATTTTGACTGATCATCATGCCTTGAATACCGGCAGAAGTTAACATTTACGAGAgacctttttcctttttacgcAAATTTATCTTTCCCTTTATGAGTTAATACTTACAAGACGTAAAGATAAAGATACGATTATTTGGAGCCTTGATCAGTTCATCTTACCAACTTCATGGAATCATGAGTGAGTACTCCCTTGATCAGAATTGGCAAGTTTGTAACAGATTTCAACCACTCTATGTCCTGCATGCGCGATACAAATAGAAAACGATATTACGAGA
Protein-coding regions in this window:
- the LOC109949754 gene encoding uncharacterized protein LOC109949754 yields the protein MGDSSGTFKVEPSNPYYINNSDHLGLVIVPKPLNGDNYATWRKFITVSLNAKNKLGFVDGTLKKPSSESNPDEHAAWMRCNDMVFSWIVNMLDPEISDSETSYLTQDQLSVAAYYTKLKGLWDELASYTDSSTYTCAAHGDRNKLMQFLMGLNESYSAVRGQILLMNPLPYVRQAYASISQEEKQRTLGASRVAAGTSDIAAMAVRTGRPNQNRSTNCEDRHTDRSDQNHS